The Streptomyces laurentii genome contains a region encoding:
- a CDS encoding acetyltransferase (Acetyltransferase (GNAT) domain; pfam13302;~N-Acyltransferase superfamily: Various enyzmes that characteristicly catalyzethe transfer of an acyl group to a substrate; cl00357;~acetyltransferase [Streptomyces sp. Mg1];~identified by MetaGeneAnnotator; putative) — protein sequence MVTLETPRLILRRWREEDVAPLAAIHADPEVMRWIRDGGVRDERQTRDGIRAWEGEWESRGFGLFAVEVRATGELAGFTGLSVPHFLPEVLPAVEVGWRLGRAHWGQGLATEAAAAAVRFGFEERGLERIVSIAQVGNDASERIMTKLGMRPVRETVNPTCDRRVRVFALRADEYEPSPRRPS from the coding sequence ATGGTCACTCTGGAGACTCCCCGGCTGATCCTGCGCCGCTGGCGCGAGGAGGACGTCGCGCCCCTGGCCGCCATCCATGCCGACCCCGAGGTCATGCGGTGGATCCGGGACGGCGGCGTCCGTGACGAGCGGCAGACCCGCGACGGGATCCGGGCGTGGGAGGGCGAGTGGGAGTCGCGGGGCTTCGGCCTGTTCGCCGTGGAGGTCCGGGCCACCGGCGAACTGGCCGGGTTCACCGGTCTCTCGGTGCCCCACTTCCTGCCGGAGGTGCTGCCGGCGGTCGAGGTCGGCTGGCGGCTCGGGCGTGCCCACTGGGGGCAGGGTCTGGCCACCGAGGCCGCCGCGGCCGCCGTCCGGTTCGGGTTCGAGGAGCGAGGTCTTGAGCGGATCGTCAGCATCGCCCAGGTGGGCAATGACGCCTCGGAACGGATCATGACCAAGCTCGGGATGCGGCCGGTCCGGGAGACCGTCAATCCCACCTGCGATCGGCGCGTGCGGGTGTTCGCGTTGCGGGCGGACGAGTACGAGCCGTCCCCACGCAGGCCCTCGTAG
- a CDS encoding hypothetical protein (identified by MetaGeneAnnotator; putative;~sequence version:1) — protein sequence MDLRAPVPSRRLGPYALTDDGIAVLLAHYEFHDAGIRRVIIDQEFGWEPRGRVVRLVIDARVRDEGHRWEPVCLDLAGVRRFRIDESPGAPAGVLVDAPRFTRFDGLIQVDLCAERFGSLRPRSGQEVFEGSEWVFEAVEGTWSVLEPWSV from the coding sequence GTGGATCTCAGAGCACCCGTACCGTCGCGGAGGCTTGGGCCGTACGCGTTGACCGATGACGGGATCGCGGTGCTGCTGGCCCACTACGAGTTTCACGATGCCGGCATCCGCCGGGTGATCATCGACCAGGAGTTCGGGTGGGAACCGCGGGGGCGGGTCGTGAGGCTGGTGATCGACGCTCGGGTGAGGGACGAGGGCCATCGGTGGGAGCCCGTGTGCCTGGACCTGGCCGGCGTGCGGCGCTTCCGGATCGACGAGAGCCCGGGGGCTCCCGCGGGGGTGCTCGTCGACGCCCCGCGGTTCACCCGGTTCGACGGGCTGATACAGGTCGACCTGTGCGCCGAGCGTTTCGGCAGCCTCCGTCCCCGCAGCGGACAGGAGGTCTTCGAGGGCTCGGAGTGGGTCTTCGAGGCGGTCGAGGGCACATGGAGTGTCCTGGAACCGTGGAGCGTGTGA
- a CDS encoding N-acetyltransferase GCN5 (Acetyltransferase (GNAT) domain; pfam13302;~COG3981 Predicted acetyltransferase;~Coenzyme A binding pocket [chemical binding];~N-Acyltransferase superfamily: Various enzymes that characteristically catalyzethe transfer of an acyl group to a substrate; cd04301;~N-acetyltransferase GCN5 [Streptomyces bingchenggensis BCW-1];~identified by MetaGeneAnnotator; putative), whose amino-acid sequence MRTRPDPGGLPEKNSNPLERGPRYRRRMPQLIAPTPRLHASWLAAHAEWAPGGDPGRAGLWLAAEGDDFTDPEVFAGWVALLRDQAGHARPLPGGRVPTAHWWIAEHGIVLGAIDLRHALDAFLSEAGGHVGYSVRPSARRRGLATWALGTVLPEARLLGLDRLLLVCDAANTASARVIVRNGGVLEDVRTTRHGVKNRYWIDL is encoded by the coding sequence GTGCGCACGCGCCCGGATCCGGGCGGCCTCCCCGAAAAGAATTCCAACCCCCTGGAACGAGGCCCCCGTTACCGTCGACGCATGCCGCAGCTGATCGCCCCGACCCCGCGCCTGCACGCCTCCTGGCTGGCGGCCCATGCCGAATGGGCGCCCGGCGGCGACCCCGGCCGCGCCGGCCTCTGGCTCGCCGCCGAAGGCGACGACTTCACCGACCCTGAGGTCTTCGCCGGCTGGGTCGCGCTGCTGCGCGACCAGGCCGGCCACGCCCGGCCCCTGCCCGGCGGCCGGGTCCCCACCGCCCACTGGTGGATCGCCGAGCACGGCATCGTCCTCGGCGCCATCGACCTGCGCCACGCGCTCGACGCCTTCCTGAGCGAAGCCGGCGGACATGTCGGCTACAGCGTCCGTCCCTCCGCCCGCCGCCGTGGCCTCGCCACCTGGGCCCTCGGCACCGTCCTCCCCGAGGCTCGCCTCCTCGGCCTCGACCGCCTGCTGCTCGTCTGCGACGCCGCGAACACCGCCTCGGCGCGCGTCATCGTCCGCAACGGGGGAGTCCTGGAGGACGTCCGTACGACCCGACACGGCGTGAAGAACCGTTACTGGATAGACCTGTAG
- a CDS encoding glyoxalase/bleomycin resistance protein/dioxygenase (ChaP, an enzyme involved in the biosynthesis of theantitumor agent chartreusin (cha); and similar proteins; cd08351;~Glyoxalase/Bleomycin resistance protein/Dioxygenase superfamily; pfam00903;~PFAM: Glyoxalase/bleomycin resistance protein/dioxygenase; KEGG: sma:SAV_993 cysteine transferase;~glyoxalase/bleomycin resistance protein/dioxygenase [Streptomyces violaceusniger Tu4113];~identified by MetaGeneAnnotator; putative;~metal binding site [ion binding]), with protein MAVQLDHTIVHAHDRRVSAEFLAEVLGLAVGSPMGPFLPVDTGNGVTLDYYQTDGDFTPGHYAFLVPDEEFDTMIGRLERMRVTYFADPGHTEPGRINTLFGGRGAYFDDPSGHNMEIITRPYAR; from the coding sequence ATGGCCGTCCAGCTCGACCACACCATCGTCCACGCGCACGACCGGCGCGTCTCCGCCGAATTCCTCGCCGAGGTACTCGGCTTGGCGGTCGGCTCGCCCATGGGCCCGTTCCTGCCCGTCGACACCGGCAACGGCGTCACGCTCGACTACTACCAGACGGACGGGGACTTCACCCCCGGCCACTACGCGTTCCTCGTGCCGGACGAGGAGTTCGACACGATGATCGGCCGTCTGGAGCGGATGCGCGTCACGTACTTCGCCGATCCCGGCCACACCGAGCCGGGGCGGATCAACACCCTCTTCGGCGGCCGGGGCGCCTACTTCGACGACCCGTCCGGGCACAACATGGAGATCATCACCCGCCCGTACGCCCGCTGA
- a CDS encoding hypothetical protein (identified by MetaGeneAnnotator; putative;~sequence version:1) produces MRERYARMLETRGVAAVEELVIVGGIYAAVSAWTVHFAATRPELAISNLIAGIAIAVLGLCMSMAPERAQDLNFVVLLLGAWLIVSPWVVARTPDTGVVLSNVLTGACVCLFALVAGGMLMSKRRT; encoded by the coding sequence ATGCGGGAACGCTACGCCCGCATGCTCGAGACAAGAGGCGTGGCGGCCGTCGAGGAACTGGTGATCGTCGGCGGGATCTACGCCGCGGTCTCCGCCTGGACGGTGCACTTCGCGGCCACGAGGCCGGAACTCGCCATCAGCAACCTGATCGCGGGCATCGCCATCGCGGTCCTCGGCCTGTGCATGTCGATGGCCCCCGAGCGGGCGCAGGACCTCAACTTCGTGGTGCTGCTCCTCGGCGCCTGGCTGATCGTCTCGCCGTGGGTGGTCGCCCGGACCCCGGACACCGGCGTGGTCCTCAGCAATGTGCTCACCGGTGCCTGTGTCTGTCTGTTCGCCCTCGTCGCGGGCGGCATGCTCATGAGCAAGCGGAGGACGTGA
- a CDS encoding GCN5-related N-acetyltransferase (Acetyltransferase (GNAT) domain; pfam13302;~GCN5-related N-acetyltransferase [Streptomyces venezuelae ATCC10712];~identified by MetaGeneAnnotator; putative) — protein sequence MPTPPAPSVPVPAPLVTERLVLRPVRTRDVPAVTRLWTDPEVRRHLGGPVADAVVRIRQRRIVGASQCRAVERTRDGAVIGLVTVEPDGRGGETEVSYQFLPEYWGQGYAREAVAAAVARALEDVPSVVAVTQEANVRSRRLLEAVGMAHAESFVEWDAHQVLYRRTAPGKR from the coding sequence ATGCCCACCCCGCCGGCCCCCTCGGTCCCCGTCCCCGCCCCGCTCGTCACGGAGCGGCTGGTCCTGCGTCCCGTACGGACCCGGGACGTGCCGGCGGTGACCCGGCTGTGGACCGACCCGGAGGTACGGCGTCACCTGGGCGGGCCGGTGGCGGACGCCGTGGTCCGCATCCGACAGCGCCGGATCGTCGGCGCGTCGCAGTGCCGCGCTGTCGAGCGGACCCGGGACGGCGCCGTCATCGGTCTCGTCACGGTGGAGCCGGACGGGCGCGGGGGCGAGACCGAGGTCTCGTACCAGTTCCTCCCCGAGTACTGGGGGCAGGGCTACGCGCGCGAGGCCGTCGCGGCGGCCGTCGCCCGGGCCCTGGAGGACGTGCCGAGCGTCGTCGCCGTCACCCAGGAGGCCAACGTCCGCTCCCGGCGCCTGCTGGAGGCGGTCGGGATGGCGCATGCCGAGTCCTTCGTGGAGTGGGACGCCCACCAGGTGCTGTACCGCCGCACCGCGCCCGGAAAGCGGTGA
- a CDS encoding hypothetical protein (identified by MetaGeneAnnotator; putative;~sequence version:1): MRRRHFGHTDTGYGAGVARNDVTNTVGTAVLLAAAPAGRGRAMDAASVLPVLAAVPAGVLAGTHMATVVELADPLDPQSVLTRLRAAAATPGPLALYLAGQLQLDRRQRLAHLALARSTPATLRYTGLPWHWLAGELAPRRPGTTTVVADLAADPELWQRLTDTPDALQLGPSVALFAHLTPFPRRGVLATPDYLRHFATIWRSGARPPLPQLHEEAAAAAREAGREDAILLSPGTPGGAFGAAPTVAGTGTAGAIGGGYVQGAPEVRPPAGPGVSGAGASAGSPGGVPGVSPAKGDAHGRAAEPVAGPAPMPAGAEPPTPEPAAEPAEATHTRAPAEAAGPSGVSHPSAPGARTAPTSPPAAPAPVALPSQTGAAEAPSASGRTSAPVNGPRAQAPEQPQNAESASPAAPPEPGVAAPAPQPPAAVPAPGQGVVPPRPPVPAAPPVDGPPRPGSGIDPHPAILAAARAGRHGEAAGMAAAWESDALRRHGPRSGEAVHWVEVRADLARLADEPARSCELWIAAAQARLGLCQGPDEPDVEGAVDRAHHQWEQITDPVRARALGPALIELRRRVPGRRAGALAALQRKMT, from the coding sequence ATGCGCCGACGGCATTTCGGCCACACCGACACGGGTTACGGTGCAGGGGTGGCGAGGAACGACGTGACGAACACAGTGGGTACGGCGGTGCTGCTCGCGGCGGCACCCGCCGGGCGGGGTCGGGCGATGGACGCGGCGTCGGTACTGCCCGTCCTCGCGGCGGTACCGGCGGGAGTGCTGGCCGGAACGCACATGGCGACGGTCGTCGAACTGGCGGACCCGCTCGACCCGCAGAGCGTCCTCACCCGGCTGCGCGCCGCAGCCGCCACGCCGGGGCCGCTCGCCCTCTACCTCGCGGGCCAGCTCCAACTCGACCGCCGCCAGCGGCTGGCGCACCTGGCCCTGGCCCGCAGCACGCCGGCCACCCTGCGCTACACAGGTCTGCCCTGGCACTGGCTCGCCGGCGAACTCGCCCCGCGCAGGCCGGGAACGACCACGGTCGTCGCCGACCTGGCCGCCGACCCCGAACTGTGGCAGCGCCTCACGGACACGCCCGACGCGCTCCAACTCGGTCCGTCCGTCGCCCTTTTCGCCCATCTCACGCCTTTTCCCCGGCGTGGCGTCCTCGCGACCCCCGACTACCTCCGCCACTTCGCCACGATCTGGCGCTCGGGCGCGCGGCCCCCGCTGCCGCAGCTCCACGAGGAGGCGGCGGCCGCCGCCCGGGAGGCGGGGCGGGAGGACGCGATCCTGCTGAGCCCGGGGACGCCGGGCGGAGCGTTCGGCGCCGCGCCGACGGTGGCGGGGACGGGCACGGCCGGGGCGATAGGCGGCGGGTACGTGCAGGGAGCGCCGGAGGTACGGCCCCCCGCCGGGCCCGGCGTGTCGGGTGCGGGTGCGAGTGCCGGAAGCCCGGGCGGCGTGCCCGGCGTGTCGCCCGCGAAGGGCGACGCCCACGGCCGGGCCGCGGAGCCGGTGGCCGGACCCGCCCCGATGCCTGCCGGAGCCGAGCCCCCTACCCCTGAGCCGGCGGCGGAACCCGCCGAGGCCACCCACACCCGCGCTCCGGCGGAAGCCGCGGGCCCGTCCGGCGTGTCGCATCCTTCGGCCCCCGGCGCGCGGACCGCGCCCACCTCACCGCCGGCCGCCCCGGCTCCGGTGGCCCTCCCTTCTCAGACGGGGGCGGCGGAGGCTCCTTCCGCTTCCGGCCGTACGAGCGCGCCGGTGAACGGACCGCGCGCGCAGGCCCCCGAGCAGCCGCAGAATGCCGAGAGCGCGAGCCCGGCGGCACCGCCGGAGCCCGGCGTGGCGGCCCCGGCGCCGCAGCCCCCAGCAGCCGTCCCTGCTCCAGGCCAGGGTGTCGTGCCGCCCCGGCCGCCCGTGCCCGCCGCCCCGCCGGTGGACGGCCCGCCCCGGCCCGGGAGCGGGATCGATCCGCACCCCGCGATCCTGGCCGCCGCGCGGGCCGGCCGGCACGGCGAGGCGGCCGGCATGGCCGCCGCCTGGGAGAGCGACGCCCTGCGGCGCCACGGACCGCGGTCGGGCGAGGCCGTGCACTGGGTGGAGGTACGGGCCGACCTGGCGCGGCTCGCGGACGAGCCGGCCCGGAGCTGCGAGCTGTGGATCGCCGCGGCGCAGGCCCGCCTGGGGCTGTGCCAGGGCCCGGACGAGCCGGACGTCGAGGGCGCGGTCGACCGCGCGCACCACCAGTGGGAACAGATCACGGACCCCGTACGGGCCCGCGCCCTCGGGCCCGCCCTCATCGAGCTGCGCCGCCGCGTCCCGGGCCGCCGCGCGGGCGCGCTGGCCGCGCTCCAGCGCAAGATGACCTGA